The Paenibacillus macerans genome includes a window with the following:
- a CDS encoding ABC transporter permease yields MGKYIVKSLLQVIPVLLIVSLIVFILVRVTGDPVALMLPETATEEDRAVLAQALGLDQPLYTQYVKFLGSALKGDFGSSFRYGEPALPLVLERLPASFELAAAAMLFAVLMAVPLGVASAVKRNTFLDLVISGLSVIGKAMPNFWMGIMLILLFSVMLGVLPVSGRGGFAHLVLPAFTLGVGLAAQMTRLIRSSMLDILNQDYIRTARGKGIVELLVIGKHAFRNGLIPVVTIMGLQFTSLIGGTLITETVFAWPGLGQLLVVAVNTHDMAIVQASVFVIAVIVVVTNILTDAAYRLLDPRIKYN; encoded by the coding sequence ATGGGAAAATATATCGTCAAATCGCTGCTGCAGGTGATTCCCGTCCTGCTGATCGTCTCCCTGATCGTTTTTATTCTGGTCAGGGTGACCGGCGACCCCGTCGCGCTTATGCTCCCGGAAACGGCCACCGAGGAGGACCGCGCGGTGCTGGCGCAGGCGCTGGGGCTGGACCAGCCTTTATATACGCAATACGTGAAATTTCTGGGGAGCGCGCTCAAGGGAGATTTCGGCAGCTCGTTCCGCTATGGCGAGCCGGCGCTGCCGCTCGTGCTGGAACGGCTGCCGGCCAGCTTTGAGCTGGCGGCCGCGGCCATGCTGTTCGCGGTGCTGATGGCCGTGCCGCTGGGCGTAGCTTCGGCCGTTAAGCGCAATACGTTTCTGGATCTGGTGATTTCGGGCCTGTCGGTGATCGGCAAGGCGATGCCGAACTTCTGGATGGGCATCATGCTGATTTTGCTGTTTTCCGTCATGCTGGGCGTGCTCCCGGTGTCCGGCCGGGGCGGATTCGCTCATCTGGTGCTGCCGGCGTTCACGCTTGGCGTAGGGCTGGCGGCGCAAATGACCCGGCTGATCCGTTCCAGCATGCTGGATATCCTCAATCAGGACTATATCCGCACCGCCCGCGGCAAAGGGATCGTCGAATTGCTCGTCATCGGCAAGCACGCCTTCCGCAACGGGCTGATCCCGGTGGTTACCATTATGGGCCTGCAGTTTACGAGCCTGATCGGCGGCACGCTGATCACCGAAACCGTGTTTGCGTGGCCGGGCCTGGGCCAGCTGCTGGTTGTGGCCGTCAACACGCATGATATGGCGATCGTGCAGGCTTCCGTTTTCGTGATCGCCGTTATCGTGGTGGTCACCAACATTTTGACGGACGCGGCGTACCGGCTGCTTGATCCGCGAATCAAATACAACTAG
- a CDS encoding ABC transporter substrate-binding protein: protein MRKHKWTNALLTLLIAMVVLTACGGGNGGGSAAAPDAAKDGGAAAETGGKTLTIANATDIESFDPHNNNNTASEAVLVNVFDYLLKNDGGADKVPGLATSWEQVDDTTWRFKLREGVTFHNGDPFTAEDVKFTIERVAKDSTLKQHSYFKNIAEVKVVDEHTADIVTNGPDPLLLNRLSKMGAGILPAKYIQENGMEAFLKQPVGTGPYKFSKWLKDDRVELIKNDSYFGGQPKWDSVVFRVIPEASTRVSELLAGGVDIISGVPSTDISRIESADGKKIVKTPTQRVLQLILRHTAGTATADPKVREAIDLAIDKQGIVDSIAGGAGIVTRTSVTPGNFGADPSLYKQTLYDQEKAKQLLKEAGYPDGGPELTLSVSSQYKEQAEVVAAMLDQTGFKINLDVLEPSAFSERYSSKSFKEIFMIGIGNSLFDASNNYTRYLLEEAKGETDYNNPEVEKLLQSALVNMEPAAREKEYRQVQQILAEERPAVYLYQMEGVYGTDARVNFQPRSDELFYAEEIAPAAE from the coding sequence ATGAGAAAGCATAAATGGACAAACGCTTTATTAACGCTGCTGATCGCGATGGTGGTGCTCACGGCTTGCGGCGGCGGCAATGGCGGGGGAAGCGCGGCGGCGCCCGATGCGGCGAAGGATGGCGGCGCGGCGGCGGAGACCGGCGGCAAAACGCTGACGATTGCGAACGCCACCGACATTGAGAGCTTCGACCCGCACAACAACAACAATACGGCCAGCGAAGCGGTGCTGGTCAACGTCTTTGACTACCTGCTGAAAAATGACGGCGGAGCGGACAAAGTTCCCGGGCTCGCCACCTCGTGGGAGCAGGTGGACGACACGACCTGGCGGTTTAAGCTGCGCGAAGGCGTGACGTTCCATAACGGCGACCCGTTCACCGCCGAAGACGTGAAGTTTACGATTGAGCGGGTAGCCAAAGACAGCACCTTGAAGCAGCACTCTTACTTTAAAAATATCGCGGAAGTGAAGGTCGTGGACGAGCATACGGCGGACATCGTGACCAACGGACCGGACCCGCTGCTGCTGAACCGGCTGTCGAAGATGGGCGCGGGAATTTTGCCGGCCAAATATATTCAGGAGAACGGCATGGAGGCTTTTCTGAAGCAGCCGGTAGGCACAGGGCCGTACAAATTCAGCAAATGGCTGAAGGATGACCGCGTGGAACTGATCAAAAACGACAGCTACTTCGGCGGCCAGCCGAAATGGGACAGCGTTGTGTTCCGCGTCATTCCGGAAGCCTCGACCCGCGTATCCGAGCTGCTGGCCGGCGGCGTGGATATCATCTCAGGGGTTCCGTCGACGGACATCTCGCGAATCGAGAGCGCGGACGGCAAAAAAATCGTCAAAACGCCGACCCAGCGCGTGCTGCAGTTGATTTTGCGCCATACCGCAGGCACCGCGACCGCCGATCCGAAGGTGAGGGAAGCGATCGATCTGGCGATCGACAAGCAGGGCATTGTGGACAGCATCGCCGGGGGCGCGGGCATTGTGACCCGGACTTCCGTAACGCCGGGGAACTTCGGCGCCGACCCTTCGCTGTACAAACAGACGCTGTACGATCAGGAAAAAGCCAAGCAGCTGCTGAAAGAAGCCGGTTACCCGGACGGCGGCCCGGAGCTAACGCTTTCCGTATCGTCGCAATATAAGGAACAGGCCGAAGTGGTGGCCGCCATGCTGGATCAGACCGGTTTCAAAATCAACCTGGATGTGCTGGAGCCGAGCGCGTTCAGCGAACGTTACAGTTCCAAATCGTTTAAGGAAATTTTTATGATCGGGATCGGCAACTCGCTGTTCGACGCCTCCAACAACTACACCCGCTACCTGCTTGAGGAAGCGAAAGGCGAGACGGATTACAACAATCCGGAGGTGGAGAAGCTGCTGCAATCAGCGCTGGTCAACATGGAGCCGGCGGCTCGGGAGAAAGAGTACCGGCAGGTGCAGCAAATCTTGGCCGAAGAACGTCCGGCGGTGTATTTGTATCAAATGGAAGGGGTATACGGTACGGATGCCCGCGTAAACTTCCAGCCGCGCAGCGACGAACTGTTCTACGCCGAGGAAATCGCGCCGGCGGCCGAGTAA